In Streptomyces thermolilacinus SPC6, a single genomic region encodes these proteins:
- a CDS encoding serine/threonine-protein kinase produces the protein MPPLRSPGPVPEAEHPEYAGRYRLEDWLGSGGMGVVRLATSDSGLRLAVKVVHAEHAADPEFRARFRQEVDAARRVSGAFTAPVVDADPDAARPWMATLFIDGPTLSDRVKRNGPLDAVELRRLGAGLAEALRDIHRAGVVHRDLKPSNVLLAGDGPKVIDFGISRPSDSDVRTETGKLIGTPPFMAPEQFQRPRDVGPAADVFAMGAVLVHAATGRGPFDSNSPYIVAYQVVHNEPDLAGVPEELAPLLLRCLAKDPVERPLPEEVMAALRVPGGRVVGALEVRGGGVGAGARVGAGARVGAGVDAGAGAGGGSAGVRVPEQRGRLGRRGVGAAEAGGVSEAGGGSPNAGELGGSGCAGGAARGRGAARRVRRPRLVWVATGVALAGALVGGLIAVQGAGERGGGVRDAGSAAVARSFRAWAVPLGTGADAERPPVCAASDGALFCAAPGVKAARLDPADGTVAWSVPAEGPGQGPAVQGSDTAVVAAGGLVRVVGDRAAGGDARLEALDAASGAVRWGVDLGAYAQVVHGPDVVLVVREDGRVRALDAATGAERWTGRPSARAQWVAGAVAGGPVFAASVAMDGASTLVSAVDPVSGAVLWRKRLPGSLTPVQATDGALVLLAADKDLYTDAVVRLDLRDRGVRRVPLSGAADQAQAVVAGDTAYVIGSGGALAAVDLGAGPGRGRELWRLETGAARVSRPVVAEGRVFLMAGDGRLLGVDAGRGVLVGQSGPRMAGGVVTLLAAPVVVGGKVYGGAPDGVVFGVDPAGW, from the coding sequence ATGCCGCCGCTGCGCAGCCCCGGTCCCGTACCGGAAGCGGAGCATCCGGAGTACGCCGGGAGGTACCGGCTGGAGGACTGGCTGGGCTCGGGCGGCATGGGGGTCGTCCGGCTGGCCACGTCCGACTCCGGGCTGCGCCTCGCGGTGAAGGTGGTCCATGCCGAGCACGCGGCGGACCCCGAATTCAGGGCGCGTTTCCGGCAGGAGGTCGATGCCGCGCGGCGGGTCAGCGGGGCGTTCACCGCGCCGGTCGTGGACGCCGACCCGGACGCCGCGCGGCCGTGGATGGCGACCCTGTTCATCGACGGGCCGACGCTGTCGGACCGGGTCAAGCGGAACGGACCGCTGGACGCGGTGGAGCTGCGCAGGCTGGGTGCCGGCCTCGCGGAGGCGCTGCGCGACATCCACCGGGCGGGGGTCGTCCACCGGGACCTGAAGCCCAGCAACGTCCTGCTCGCCGGTGACGGGCCGAAGGTCATCGACTTCGGGATCTCGCGGCCGAGCGACAGCGATGTGCGCACCGAGACGGGGAAGCTGATCGGCACGCCGCCGTTCATGGCGCCCGAGCAGTTCCAGCGGCCCCGCGACGTGGGGCCCGCGGCCGACGTGTTCGCGATGGGCGCGGTGCTGGTGCACGCGGCGACGGGGCGGGGGCCGTTCGACTCCAACAGCCCGTACATCGTGGCGTACCAGGTGGTGCACAACGAGCCCGATCTCGCGGGCGTGCCGGAGGAGCTGGCGCCGCTGCTGCTGCGGTGCCTCGCCAAGGACCCGGTCGAGCGGCCGCTGCCCGAGGAGGTCATGGCGGCGCTGCGGGTGCCGGGCGGGCGTGTGGTGGGTGCGCTCGAGGTGCGGGGTGGGGGTGTCGGGGCTGGTGCTCGCGTTGGCGCCGGTGCTCGTGTTGGCGCCGGTGTGGATGCGGGTGCCGGTGCTGGTGGTGGTTCGGCTGGGGTGCGGGTGCCGGAGCAGCGGGGGCGGCTGGGGCGGCGCGGTGTGGGGGCGGCTGAGGCCGGTGGGGTGAGTGAGGCCGGTGGGGGTTCGCCGAACGCGGGTGAGCTTGGCGGGTCGGGGTGTGCTGGTGGGGCGGCGCGGGGGCGGGGTGCGGCTCGTCGGGTGCGGCGGCCTCGGCTTGTGTGGGTGGCCACGGGGGTCGCGCTGGCCGGGGCGCTCGTCGGGGGGCTGATCGCCGTACAGGGTGCGGGCGAGCGGGGCGGCGGGGTGCGGGACGCCGGGTCGGCCGCCGTGGCGCGGAGTTTCCGGGCGTGGGCCGTGCCGCTGGGTACGGGCGCCGACGCGGAGCGGCCGCCGGTGTGCGCCGCCTCGGACGGTGCGCTGTTCTGCGCCGCGCCCGGGGTGAAGGCCGCGCGGCTGGACCCGGCGGACGGGACGGTGGCCTGGTCGGTGCCGGCCGAGGGGCCGGGCCAGGGGCCGGCCGTGCAGGGGTCGGATACGGCCGTGGTGGCGGCCGGAGGGCTCGTACGGGTGGTCGGCGACCGGGCGGCGGGCGGCGACGCCCGGCTGGAGGCGCTGGACGCGGCGTCGGGTGCCGTGCGGTGGGGCGTGGACCTGGGTGCGTACGCGCAGGTCGTGCACGGCCCGGACGTCGTCCTGGTCGTCCGCGAGGACGGGCGGGTGCGGGCGCTGGACGCGGCGACGGGCGCCGAGCGGTGGACCGGGCGGCCGTCGGCGCGGGCGCAGTGGGTGGCCGGGGCGGTGGCGGGCGGGCCCGTGTTCGCCGCGTCCGTCGCCATGGACGGTGCGTCCACGCTGGTCAGCGCCGTGGACCCGGTGAGCGGCGCGGTGCTGTGGCGGAAGCGGCTGCCGGGTTCGCTGACGCCGGTGCAGGCGACGGACGGGGCGCTGGTGCTGCTGGCCGCCGACAAGGACCTGTACACGGACGCGGTGGTACGGCTGGACCTGCGGGACCGGGGCGTGCGGCGGGTTCCGCTGTCGGGGGCGGCAGACCAGGCGCAGGCGGTGGTGGCCGGGGACACGGCGTACGTGATCGGGTCGGGCGGGGCGCTGGCCGCGGTGGACCTGGGCGCGGGGCCCGGGCGCGGACGGGAGCTGTGGCGGCTGGAGACCGGGGCGGCGCGGGTGTCGCGGCCGGTGGTGGCGGAGGGGCGGGTGTTCCTGATGGCGGGTGACGGGCGGCTGCTGGGCGTCGACGCGGGGCGGGGGGTGCTGGTGGGGCAGAGCGGGCCGCGGATGGCTGGTGGGGTGGTGACGTTACTGGCGGCGCCGGTGGTGGTGGGGGGAAAGGTGTACGGCGGTGCGCCGGACGGGGTGGTCTTCGGGGTGGACCCCGCGGGGTGGTGA
- a CDS encoding cysteine hydrolase family protein: MELNESVVAGAIEDGYGDGVEVAADAALIVVDVQKGFAEPYWGRRNNPGAEGNIAALIDAWQASGRPVVFVRHDSVSPRSPLRPGQPGNGFQDLVEERRGKGSGPELLVTKSVNSAFYGEPDLDAWLRGAGVRQLVVVGVQTNMCAETTARMGGNLGYDVLFPLDATHTFDTTGPFGWTLTADELARATAVSLHADRFARVVRTADVLRGL, translated from the coding sequence ATGGAACTGAACGAGAGCGTTGTGGCCGGTGCGATCGAGGACGGGTACGGGGACGGGGTCGAGGTGGCGGCCGATGCCGCGCTGATCGTGGTCGATGTCCAGAAGGGCTTCGCGGAGCCGTACTGGGGGCGGCGGAACAACCCGGGGGCGGAGGGGAACATCGCGGCGCTGATCGACGCGTGGCAGGCGTCGGGGCGGCCGGTCGTGTTCGTACGGCACGACTCGGTGTCCCCGCGGTCGCCGCTGCGGCCCGGGCAGCCGGGGAACGGCTTCCAGGACCTGGTGGAGGAGCGGCGGGGCAAGGGCTCCGGGCCCGAGCTGCTGGTGACCAAGTCGGTGAACTCGGCGTTCTACGGCGAGCCGGACCTGGACGCGTGGCTGCGGGGCGCGGGGGTGCGGCAGCTCGTGGTCGTCGGCGTCCAGACGAACATGTGCGCCGAGACGACGGCCCGGATGGGCGGGAACCTCGGGTACGACGTGCTGTTCCCGCTGGACGCGACGCACACGTTCGACACGACCGGGCCGTTCGGGTGGACGCTGACGGCCGACGAGCTGGCGCGGGCGACGGCCGTGTCGCTGCACGCGGACCGGTTCGCGCGGGTGGTGCGGACGGCGGATGTGCTGCGGGGCCTTTAG
- a CDS encoding ABC transporter permease, with product MNGRRTLATAARVLRQLRHDPRTIALMLLVPVLMITLLRYVFDGSPRVFDTVGASLLGIFPLITMFLVTSIATLRERTSGTLERLLAMPLGKADLIAGYALAFGLLAVVQSALATAVAVGVLGLDVAGSPWLLLLVALLDALLGTALGLFVSAFAASEFQAVQFMPAVIFPQLLLCGLFTPRDRMHPVLEAVSDALPMSYAVDGMNQVLHHPDVTGDFVRDALVVAGCALLVLTLGAATLRRRTP from the coding sequence ATGAACGGCCGCCGCACCCTGGCCACCGCCGCCCGCGTCCTGCGCCAGCTCCGCCACGACCCGCGCACCATCGCCCTGATGCTCCTCGTCCCGGTGCTGATGATCACGCTGCTCCGGTACGTCTTCGACGGCAGCCCGCGCGTCTTCGACACGGTCGGCGCGTCCCTGCTCGGCATCTTCCCGCTGATCACGATGTTCCTGGTGACCTCCATCGCCACCCTCCGCGAACGCACATCGGGCACCCTCGAACGGCTCCTCGCCATGCCCCTCGGCAAAGCGGACCTGATCGCCGGGTACGCCCTCGCCTTCGGCCTGCTCGCCGTCGTCCAGTCCGCACTCGCCACCGCCGTCGCCGTCGGGGTCCTCGGCCTCGACGTTGCGGGCTCGCCCTGGCTGCTGCTTCTCGTCGCCCTGCTCGACGCGCTCCTCGGCACCGCGCTCGGCCTGTTCGTCTCGGCGTTCGCCGCGTCCGAGTTCCAAGCCGTCCAGTTCATGCCCGCGGTGATCTTCCCGCAGCTCCTCCTGTGCGGCCTGTTCACCCCGCGGGACCGCATGCATCCCGTACTCGAAGCCGTCTCGGACGCGCTCCCCATGTCGTACGCCGTGGACGGCATGAACCAGGTGCTCCACCACCCCGACGTCACCGGCGACTTCGTCCGCGACGCCCTGGTCGTCGCCGGCTGTGCCCTCCTGGTCCTCACCCTCGGCGCCGCCACCCTCCGCCGCCGCACCCCCTGA
- the trpS gene encoding tryptophan--tRNA ligase: protein MTRIFSGVKPTGHLTLGNYIGAVRKWVEEDQHRADALFGIVDLHALTVEHDPARVRRLSRQAATLLLAAGLDPERCVLFVQSHVDEHARLSYLLECTATDGEMRRMIQYKEKAARERGGSVRLSLLTYPVLMAADILAYETDEVPVGDDQAQHVELTRDLAVRFNQRYGHTFTVPKATHPVVGARVMNLQDPTSKMGKSDDSGPGIVYLLDEPDVVRRKVMRAVTDSGQDVVFDREGRPGLANLLEVLAACTGAADPAELAGDYASYGALKRDVADAVVELLRPLRERHAELVADPAYVDGVLRAGAERARGMARPVVDRAYRAVGLLPAV, encoded by the coding sequence ATGACGCGGATCTTCAGCGGGGTCAAGCCGACCGGGCATCTGACGCTGGGCAACTACATCGGGGCCGTACGGAAGTGGGTCGAGGAGGACCAGCACCGGGCGGACGCCCTGTTCGGCATCGTGGACCTGCACGCCCTGACCGTGGAGCACGATCCGGCGCGGGTCCGGCGGCTCAGTCGGCAGGCGGCGACGCTGCTGCTGGCGGCCGGGCTCGACCCGGAGCGGTGCGTCCTCTTCGTGCAGAGTCATGTGGACGAGCACGCGCGGCTGTCGTACCTGCTGGAGTGCACGGCGACCGACGGGGAGATGCGGCGCATGATCCAGTACAAGGAGAAGGCGGCGCGGGAGCGGGGCGGGAGCGTGCGGCTGTCGCTGCTGACGTACCCGGTGCTGATGGCGGCGGACATCCTCGCGTACGAGACGGACGAGGTGCCCGTGGGGGACGACCAGGCGCAGCACGTGGAGCTGACGCGGGACCTGGCGGTGCGGTTCAACCAGCGGTACGGGCACACGTTCACCGTGCCGAAGGCGACGCATCCGGTGGTCGGGGCGCGCGTCATGAACCTCCAGGACCCCACCTCGAAGATGGGGAAGTCCGATGACAGCGGGCCGGGCATCGTCTACCTGCTGGACGAGCCGGACGTGGTGCGGCGGAAGGTGATGCGGGCCGTCACCGACAGTGGGCAGGACGTCGTGTTCGACCGGGAGGGGCGTCCCGGGCTCGCGAACCTGCTGGAGGTGCTGGCCGCGTGCACGGGCGCGGCTGACCCGGCGGAGCTGGCCGGGGACTACGCGTCGTACGGGGCGCTGAAGCGGGATGTGGCGGACGCGGTGGTGGAGCTGCTGCGGCCGCTGCGGGAGCGGCACGCGGAGCTGGTGGCCGATCCGGCGTACGTGGACGGGGTGCTGCGGGCCGGGGCGGAGCGGGCGCGCGGCATGGCACGGCCGGTGGTGGACCGGGCCTACCGGGCGGTGGGGCTGTTGCCGGCGGTCTGA
- the proC gene encoding pyrroline-5-carboxylate reductase: protein MTQTVAVLGTGKIGEALLSGMIRAGWPTAHLLVTARRPERAEELRTRYGVEAVGNAEAAKRADTLILAVKPQDMGRLLDELAHHITRDHLVISAAAGIPTAFIEERLAPDTPVVRVMPNTPVLVDEGMSVISAGTHATGEHLAHTEEIFGGVGKTLRVPESQQDAATALSGSGPAYFYFLVEAMTDAGILLGLPRAQAHDLIVQAAIGAAVMLRDSGEHPVKLREAVTSPAGTTISAIRELENHGVRAALIAALEAARDRSRELASGNG, encoded by the coding sequence ATGACCCAGACAGTCGCGGTCCTCGGCACCGGCAAGATCGGCGAGGCCCTCCTCAGCGGCATGATCAGGGCCGGCTGGCCCACCGCCCACCTCCTCGTCACCGCCCGCCGCCCGGAGCGCGCCGAGGAGCTCCGCACCCGCTACGGCGTCGAGGCCGTCGGCAACGCCGAGGCGGCCAAGCGGGCCGACACGCTCATCCTCGCCGTGAAGCCGCAGGACATGGGCCGCCTCCTGGACGAGCTGGCCCACCACATCACCCGCGACCACCTCGTCATCAGCGCCGCAGCCGGCATCCCCACCGCGTTCATCGAGGAGCGCCTCGCCCCGGACACCCCGGTGGTCCGCGTCATGCCGAACACCCCCGTCCTCGTGGACGAGGGCATGTCCGTCATCTCCGCGGGCACCCACGCCACCGGCGAGCACCTCGCCCACACGGAGGAGATCTTCGGCGGCGTCGGCAAGACCCTCCGCGTCCCCGAGTCCCAGCAGGACGCCGCGACGGCCCTGTCCGGCTCAGGACCTGCGTACTTCTACTTCCTCGTCGAGGCGATGACCGACGCGGGCATCCTGCTGGGCCTGCCCCGCGCCCAGGCCCACGACCTGATCGTCCAGGCCGCGATCGGCGCCGCCGTGATGCTCCGCGACAGCGGCGAGCACCCGGTCAAGCTCCGCGAGGCCGTCACGTCCCCGGCCGGTACGACGATCAGCGCCATCCGCGAGCTGGAGAACCACGGCGTACGAGCCGCCCTCATCGCCGCCCTGGAAGCCGCCCGCGACCGCAGCCGCGAACTCGCCTCCGGCAACGGCTGA
- a CDS encoding ABC transporter ATP-binding protein, translated as MMNSSGAAIEARGFTVVRGPRTVLRGLDFSVPPGRITGLLGPSGCGKTTLMRAVTGTQANVTGTLNVLGRPAGDPVLRPRIGYVTQAPSVYDDLTVRQNLAYFADVLHPGRRHRDQRAEAVTRALADVDLTDHADALAGRLSGGQRSRVSLAVALLGSPDLLVLDEPTVGLDPALRRDLWDLFHRIAADRGTTLLVSSHVMDEAERCHRLLLLREGELLADDTPDALRRRNDTATVEEAFLRLVDTAAAIATTGHTPHPAQAPANHPAHEDQP; from the coding sequence ATGATGAATTCCTCCGGCGCGGCCATCGAAGCCCGAGGTTTCACCGTCGTCCGCGGACCCCGTACCGTCCTCCGCGGCCTCGACTTCTCCGTACCGCCCGGCCGCATCACGGGCCTCCTCGGCCCCTCGGGCTGCGGCAAGACCACACTCATGCGGGCCGTCACCGGCACCCAGGCCAACGTCACCGGCACCCTGAACGTCCTCGGCCGCCCCGCGGGCGACCCCGTCCTCCGCCCCCGCATCGGCTACGTCACCCAGGCCCCGTCCGTCTACGACGACCTGACCGTCCGCCAGAACCTCGCCTACTTCGCCGACGTCCTCCACCCCGGCCGCCGGCACCGCGACCAGCGCGCCGAGGCCGTCACCCGCGCCCTCGCCGACGTGGACCTCACCGACCACGCCGACGCCCTCGCGGGCCGGCTCTCCGGCGGCCAGCGCAGCCGCGTCTCCCTCGCCGTCGCCCTCCTCGGCAGCCCCGACCTCCTCGTCCTCGACGAGCCGACGGTCGGCCTCGACCCCGCCCTCCGCCGCGACCTGTGGGACCTCTTCCACCGCATCGCCGCCGACCGGGGCACCACCCTCCTCGTCTCCTCCCACGTCATGGACGAGGCCGAGCGCTGCCACCGCCTCCTGCTGCTGCGCGAGGGCGAACTCCTCGCCGACGACACGCCCGACGCCCTCCGCCGCCGCAACGACACCGCCACCGTCGAAGAAGCCTTCCTCCGCCTGGTGGACACCGCCGCCGCCATCGCCACCACCGGCCACACCCCTCACCCCGCTCAGGCCCCCGCCAACCACCCCGCCCACGAGGACCAGCCATGA
- the ilvD gene encoding dihydroxy-acid dehydratase, with protein MPQLRSRTVTHGRNMAGARALMRASGVPGEDIGRKPIIAVANSFTEFVPGHTHLQPVGRIVSDAIREAGAIPREFNTIAVDDGIAMGHGGMLYSLPSRDLIADSVEYMVEAHCADALICISNCDKITPGMLMAALRLNIPTVFVSGGPMESGRATLVDGTVRTLDLVDAISDAVNDKISDEDILRIEENACPTCGSCSGMFTANSMNCLTEAIGLSLPGNGSILATHTARRALYENAARTVVEATRRYYEQDDESVLPRNIATFAAFENAMALDIAMGGSTNTILHLLAAAQEAEVPFGLEEIDAVSRRVPCLAKVAPNVAKDRTYYMEDVHRAGGIPALLGELHRAGLLNEDVHAVHSPSLADWLKTWDVRGGSPSPEAVEMWHAAPGCVRSAEAFSQSERWEALDLDAENGCIRSAEHAYSKDGGLAVLRGNLAVDGCVVKTAGVDESIWTFEGPAVVCESQEEAVEKILNKQVKDGDVVVIRYEGPKGGPGMQEMLYPTSFLKGRGLGKTCALITDGRFSGGTSGLSIGHASPEAASGGTIALVEDGDRIRIDIPDRAIELLVDDETLAARREALAGTYAPKSRTRKVSAALRAYAAMATSADKGAVRDVTKLP; from the coding sequence ATGCCCCAGCTGAGGTCCCGCACAGTCACCCACGGCCGCAACATGGCGGGCGCCCGCGCCCTTATGCGCGCGTCCGGGGTACCGGGCGAGGACATCGGCCGCAAGCCGATCATCGCCGTCGCGAACTCCTTCACCGAGTTCGTCCCCGGCCACACCCACCTCCAGCCGGTCGGCCGGATCGTCAGCGACGCCATCCGCGAGGCGGGCGCGATCCCGCGCGAGTTCAACACGATCGCCGTGGACGACGGCATCGCCATGGGCCACGGCGGCATGCTGTACTCGCTGCCCTCCCGCGACCTGATCGCCGACTCCGTCGAGTACATGGTCGAGGCGCACTGCGCCGACGCGCTGATCTGCATCTCCAACTGCGACAAGATCACCCCGGGCATGCTGATGGCCGCGCTGCGCCTCAACATCCCGACGGTCTTCGTCTCCGGCGGCCCCATGGAGTCCGGCCGCGCCACGCTGGTCGACGGCACGGTCCGCACGCTCGACCTGGTGGACGCGATCTCCGACGCGGTCAACGACAAGATCTCCGATGAGGACATCCTCCGCATCGAGGAGAACGCCTGCCCCACCTGCGGCTCCTGCTCCGGCATGTTCACGGCCAACTCGATGAACTGCCTGACGGAGGCCATCGGTCTGTCCCTCCCGGGCAACGGCTCCATCCTCGCCACCCACACCGCCCGCCGCGCCCTGTACGAGAACGCGGCGCGCACGGTCGTCGAGGCGACGAGGCGGTACTACGAGCAGGACGACGAGTCGGTGCTGCCGCGCAACATCGCCACGTTCGCCGCGTTCGAGAACGCCATGGCCCTCGACATCGCCATGGGTGGCTCCACCAACACGATCCTGCACCTGCTGGCCGCCGCGCAGGAGGCGGAGGTGCCGTTCGGCCTGGAGGAGATCGACGCCGTCTCGCGCCGCGTGCCGTGCCTGGCGAAGGTCGCGCCGAACGTCGCGAAGGACCGCACGTACTACATGGAGGACGTGCACCGCGCGGGCGGCATCCCCGCCCTGCTGGGCGAGCTGCACCGCGCCGGACTGCTCAACGAGGACGTCCACGCCGTCCACAGCCCGTCCCTGGCGGACTGGCTGAAGACCTGGGACGTGCGCGGCGGCTCCCCGTCGCCCGAGGCCGTCGAGATGTGGCACGCGGCGCCCGGCTGCGTCCGCTCGGCGGAGGCGTTCTCCCAGTCGGAGCGCTGGGAGGCGCTGGACCTGGACGCGGAGAACGGCTGCATCCGCTCCGCCGAGCACGCCTACTCCAAGGACGGCGGCCTGGCCGTGCTGAGGGGCAACCTGGCGGTGGACGGGTGCGTCGTGAAGACGGCCGGCGTGGACGAGTCGATCTGGACGTTCGAGGGCCCGGCTGTCGTCTGCGAGTCGCAGGAGGAGGCCGTCGAGAAGATCCTGAACAAGCAGGTCAAGGACGGTGACGTCGTCGTCATCCGTTACGAGGGCCCCAAGGGCGGCCCGGGCATGCAGGAGATGCTGTACCCGACGTCGTTCCTGAAGGGCCGCGGCCTCGGCAAGACCTGCGCGCTGATCACCGACGGCCGCTTCTCGGGCGGTACGTCGGGCCTGTCCATCGGCCACGCGTCCCCGGAGGCGGCGTCGGGCGGCACGATCGCCCTGGTCGAGGACGGCGACCGCATCCGCATCGACATCCCGGACCGCGCGATCGAACTGCTGGTGGACGACGAGACCCTGGCGGCCCGCCGCGAGGCGCTGGCGGGCACGTACGCCCCGAAGTCCCGCACCCGCAAGGTGTCGGCGGCGCTGCGGGCGTACGCGGCGATGGCGACGAGCGCGGACAAGGGCGCGGTCCGAGACGTGACCAAGCTCCCCTGA
- a CDS encoding GlxA family transcriptional regulator, producing the protein MLAFPGVRAFDVSVITEVWGVDRGDRGVPPFELRRAAADPTTPVPIPGGLALTPDRPLTWLDRADLVVVPGLTDPDLDIDPPVLDALRRAHRAGTPVAALCAGAFVLARAGLLDGRRAVTHWYVADRLRERHPAVTVEPNALFIEDGGLWTSAGTAAGLDLCLHLVRTVHGAETAATIARAMVTAPFRTGTQAQFIEHPTPRADRDADTLAAVRAHALAHLDEPHTVASLAARAGMSPRTFARHFRATTGTSPLRWLTAQRVAAAQKLLERTDHPLPEVARRAGFGSEVTMRQHFATHLATSPRDYRTAFRQTAGNSPTAR; encoded by the coding sequence ATGCTCGCCTTCCCCGGCGTACGCGCCTTCGACGTCTCCGTCATCACCGAGGTCTGGGGCGTGGACCGCGGCGACCGGGGCGTCCCCCCGTTCGAACTGCGCCGCGCCGCCGCCGACCCCACCACCCCCGTCCCGATCCCCGGCGGCCTCGCCCTCACCCCCGACCGGCCGCTCACCTGGCTCGACCGTGCCGACCTCGTCGTCGTCCCCGGCCTCACCGACCCCGACCTGGACATCGACCCGCCCGTACTCGACGCCCTGCGCCGCGCCCACCGCGCCGGCACCCCCGTCGCCGCCCTCTGCGCGGGCGCGTTCGTCCTCGCCCGCGCCGGTCTCCTCGACGGCCGCCGCGCCGTCACCCACTGGTACGTCGCCGACCGCCTCCGCGAACGCCACCCGGCCGTCACCGTCGAACCGAACGCCCTGTTCATCGAGGACGGCGGCCTGTGGACCTCCGCCGGGACCGCGGCGGGCCTCGACCTGTGCCTCCACCTCGTCCGCACCGTCCACGGTGCGGAAACCGCCGCCACCATCGCCCGCGCCATGGTCACCGCCCCGTTCCGCACCGGCACGCAGGCCCAGTTCATCGAGCACCCCACCCCGCGCGCCGACCGCGACGCCGACACCCTCGCCGCCGTACGAGCCCACGCCCTCGCCCACCTCGACGAGCCCCACACCGTCGCCTCCCTCGCGGCCCGCGCCGGAATGTCGCCCCGTACGTTCGCCCGCCACTTCCGAGCGACGACCGGCACCAGCCCCCTGCGCTGGCTCACCGCCCAGCGCGTCGCCGCGGCGCAGAAACTCCTCGAACGCACCGACCACCCGCTCCCCGAGGTGGCCCGCCGCGCGGGCTTCGGCAGCGAGGTCACCATGCGCCAGCACTTCGCGACGCACCTCGCCACCAGCCCGCGCGACTACCGCACCGCGTTCCGTCAGACCGCCGGCAACAGCCCCACCGCCCGGTAG